The Devosia sp. MC521 genome has a segment encoding these proteins:
- the hemE gene encoding uroporphyrinogen decarboxylase, translated as MSAVPHKPMLATVLGQRQERPPVWIMRQAGRYLPEYRETRTQAKNFLELCYTPDLAVEVTLQPLRRFDLDASILFSDILVIPDALGQSVRFETGEGPLLEPLDPSGVDRLDRSRALEHLAPVLETVRRLRAALPPEKTLIGFCGAPWTVATYMLGGRGSSDQWVARKFALQHPQAFDKLMDILVYTSIDYLEAQFKAGADVVQIFESWALNLDDTSFVRNVMDPNRRIVEGLRARIPNAPIIGFPRGAAGNILRYAEATKVNAVGIDYATPLDFVCKTLPNTLTVQGNLDPLRLVVGGEAMETQARKIIEAFSDRPHVFNLGHGIVPETPIAHVERLIEIIKRG; from the coding sequence TGCCCCATAAGCCCATGCTCGCGACCGTACTGGGACAACGCCAAGAGCGTCCTCCCGTTTGGATCATGCGACAGGCAGGACGTTATCTACCGGAGTACCGTGAGACCCGTACCCAAGCGAAGAATTTCCTAGAGCTGTGCTACACGCCTGACTTGGCTGTTGAGGTTACGCTTCAGCCGCTTCGTCGCTTCGATCTCGATGCGTCGATCCTGTTCTCAGACATTTTGGTTATTCCAGATGCTCTAGGACAATCAGTGCGCTTTGAAACAGGTGAGGGTCCACTTCTCGAGCCACTCGATCCATCCGGTGTTGACCGCTTGGATCGGAGCAGAGCTTTGGAGCACTTAGCGCCTGTTCTCGAAACAGTGCGTCGCCTCAGAGCTGCATTGCCACCGGAAAAGACACTGATCGGCTTCTGCGGTGCTCCATGGACTGTGGCGACCTATATGCTCGGCGGTCGCGGGTCCTCGGATCAATGGGTGGCGCGCAAGTTCGCTCTCCAGCACCCCCAGGCTTTCGATAAGCTGATGGATATCCTGGTCTACACCAGCATTGATTATCTTGAAGCGCAGTTCAAAGCTGGTGCTGATGTTGTTCAGATTTTTGAGAGCTGGGCTCTCAATCTCGACGACACCTCGTTCGTCCGGAATGTGATGGACCCGAACCGGAGGATCGTTGAGGGACTACGTGCACGCATCCCCAATGCGCCAATCATTGGTTTTCCACGCGGTGCTGCCGGTAATATTCTGCGCTATGCCGAAGCGACCAAGGTCAACGCGGTTGGGATCGACTATGCCACGCCACTCGATTTCGTCTGCAAAACCCTACCAAACACACTGACGGTGCAGGGCAATCTTGATCCGCTTCGTCTGGTTGTTGGTGGCGAAGCGATGGAAACCCAGGCGCGTAAAATCATCGAGGCCTTCTCCGATCGTCCGCATGTGTTCAATCTTGGCCACGGCATTGTGCCCGAAACCCCGATTGCGCATGTCGAACGTCTGATCGAAATCATTAAGCGCGGTTAA
- the hemJ gene encoding protoporphyrinogen oxidase HemJ — MLEMWVKALHVISVICWMAGMFYLPRLFVYHTKVAVGSEQSEMFKVMERRLFRAITTPAMIASWIFGLWMIHLGLMDFSTGWTWIKLVAVLGMSACHGILAKQLKAFAQDKNTKSEKFYRVINEVPTVLMLIIVIMVVVKPF, encoded by the coding sequence ATGCTCGAAATGTGGGTCAAAGCCCTGCACGTCATTTCGGTGATTTGTTGGATGGCCGGGATGTTCTACCTGCCGCGCCTGTTCGTGTATCACACCAAGGTAGCCGTCGGCTCTGAACAGTCGGAAATGTTCAAGGTGATGGAACGTCGTTTGTTCCGAGCCATCACCACCCCTGCAATGATTGCGAGTTGGATTTTTGGCCTGTGGATGATCCATCTTGGTTTGATGGATTTTTCGACCGGCTGGACTTGGATTAAGCTGGTTGCCGTTCTCGGCATGTCGGCCTGTCACGGGATTTTGGCTAAGCAACTAAAAGCTTTTGCTCAGGACAAGAATACCAAGTCAGAAAAATTCTACCGCGTAATCAACGAGGTGCCGACGGTTCTCATGCTGATCATCGTTATCATGGTGGTCGTGAAGCCGTTCTAA